Within Thermus sp. CCB_US3_UF1, the genomic segment CCCTTTTCCTCTACGTGCTGGTGGCCAACATCGTGGAACGCCCCGATGGGGTGAGGATCGCCTCCTTCTTCATCGCCGCCACCCTCTTCCTCTCCCTGCTCTCCCGGGCCTTCCGCTCCTTTGAGCTGCGGGTGGAGCGCTTCCAGCTGGACGAGATGGCCGAAAGCTTCCTGGAGGAGATGAGGGCGCTGGAGGCCCCCATCCGCCTGGTGGCCCACCGGCCGGAGCGGGGAGGGCGCGGGGTGTATTGGGAAAAGGAACGCCGCATCCGCGAGGCCACCCACATCCCCCCCGAGGACCCCATCTACTTCGTGGAGGTCTTCGTGCAGGACCCTTCGGAGTTCGCCGCCGAGGCCCGGGTCTGGGGGGTGGAACACCCCGACGCACGGATCTTCCGCATCCTGGGCACCGCCGCCCCCAACACCCTGGCCGCCTTCCTCCTCTACCTGCGGGACCGCCTGGGTCGCCGGCCCCACATCTACTTTGAGTGGTCGGAGGAAAGCCCCCTGCAGGCGGCCTTGGATTTCCTCCTTTTTGGAGAGGGGGACGTGCCCACCCTCACCCACGAGGTCCTGAGGCGGGCGGAGCCTAACCCCCTCAGGCGCCCTTTGGTCCACGTGGGGGGGTAGTCGCCGCCCCCCTAGCCCACCCTGGCCCGCCCATAGCCCAGGCCCGTCTTGGCCCCCACGCCGGAGTAGAAGGCGAAGCGCCCCAAGGCCTGCAGCCACCGGGCCTCCTCCTCGGTGGCCCTGGGCAGGTGGTAGACCACCTTGCCCACAAACCCCACCGCTTCCACCTCCGTTTCCGCCTTTAGGGTCTTCCCCTCAAACCAGCGCACGGTGGTCCGCTCCAAAAGGGCCTCCCGCACCCCTTCCGGGGCCTTCAGGGGACCGAAGGCCTCGAGGCGCCTCAGGAGGCTTTCCACCACCAGCCGGGGCTCGGGAAGGGGGTAGTGCACCCCCTTGCGGCGGAAGAAGGTGGGGCTGGCGAAGCGCAAGGGGAGGTCGGGCAGGGCTTCCCCTTGGAAAAGCCGGGCGTAGGTGGAAACCCCAGCCCAAGGATGCCCCTCCTGCAGCACCCCCCGCACCCGGAAGGGCTTTCCCAGGCGCACCTCCTTCCCCTCCAGGGCAAAGAGCCTGGGGGCTAGCCGGGCATAAAGCCCCTCCTGGAGCAAGCTGAACCGGGCCCAGTAAGCCCCCTCTTTGCCGCCAAACCCCAAGGCGAAGGGGTTTTCCCCCTGGTCGTGCACCTCGGGGGCCACTTCCTGGAGGAGCCCATAGAAAAACCCCCGCAACCCCCTGGGCTCCGGGGGCGCCTCCCCCTCCAGGGTCAGGACCAAGGCCGCCAGCACCATGCCTCCAGCATGGGGGAAGAAAGCCCGATGTGCAAACCGCACAAGGGGCCTCGAGGGGCGTGGTATAGTCTGGTGGACATGACAAGCGGGCTGCACGTTGCCTTGGCGGCCCTGGTCCACGATCTGGGCAAGCTCCTCTCCCGCGCCCGCTGGGGCGAGCGGGATGAAGGGGTACCCGACCGCACCCACACCGCCTACACCGCCTTCTTCGTGCGAAGCCACGCCGGGCTTTTCCGGAAAGCGGGCGTGGACCCCGCCTGGCTGGAGGAAACGGCAAGCCGCCACCACGAGGGTTGGCAGAAGCGACCCCAGTACCAGCCCCACACCCCCGAGGCCTGGTGCGTGGCCCTGGCGGACACCTACGCCTCCCAGGAGCGGGAAGAAGGGGAAGGCGGGGGTAGCCCCCCCGAGGTCCCCCTCCTGCCCGCCACCGCCCAGCTCCGCCTCATGGGCCAGGAAGGGAGGAAGGACCTGGGCCTGAGCCCGGTGCACGCCCTGGGGGAGGGGCTGGTGCCAGGGGGCCCCTACCCGGAAGCCCAGCCCAACGTGCGCAAGGAGGCCTACAGGCGGATCTGGGAGCGCCTCGAGGCCCGCCTGCAGACCCTTGACGCCCTCCCCCACCTGGACCCAGAGGCCCTCCTCCTTTCCCTGGCCGCCCTCTTCCAGGAAGGCCTCTCCCTGGTCCCGGCGGACACCCAGTCCGAGCCCGACGTTTCCCTTTACGACCACCTGCGCCTCACGGCGGCCATCGCCCACGCCCTGTGGCTTTACCACGGGCAAAGCCCCCGGGTGGAGGAGCTGCGCCAGGACGGGGAGAAGTTCCTCCTGGCGGTGGGGGACCTGGGGGGGATCCAGGGGCACATCTACCGCATCGCCGGGGCGGAAACCGGGGTGGGGGGGATCGCCAAGCG encodes:
- the cas6 gene encoding CRISPR-associated endoribonuclease Cas6, with translation MVLAALVLTLEGEAPPEPRGLRGFFYGLLQEVAPEVHDQGENPFALGFGGKEGAYWARFSLLQEGLYARLAPRLFALEGKEVRLGKPFRVRGVLQEGHPWAGVSTYARLFQGEALPDLPLRFASPTFFRRKGVHYPLPEPRLVVESLLRRLEAFGPLKAPEGVREALLERTTVRWFEGKTLKAETEVEAVGFVGKVVYHLPRATEEEARWLQALGRFAFYSGVGAKTGLGYGRARVG